The DNA region TTCTACGCCTTCCATGGAACCGACTTCCGCCGCCACGCCCGCCCGACGCACGATCAACGTGCCCTCCGAGCGTTCCGCCAATCTGCCTCCCGCGAATACGCTCATCGATATCGAGCAGCTCGATTTCTATTACGGTGCGAAGCAGGCTCTCTTCGACATCAACTTGAAGCTCGACGAGAAACGCGTCACCGCGTTCATCGGGCCGTCGGGTTGCGGCAAGTCCACACTGCTGCGCTGCATCAATCGCATGAACGATCTGATCGACGGCACTGCGGTGAAGCGCGGTTCGATCAAGATCCGCGACATCAACATCCACCGCTCCGACATCGACCCCATCGAACTGCGCAAACGCGTCGGCATGGTCTTCCAGAAATCGAATCCCTTTCCGAAATCCATCTACGAAAACATCACCTACGGTCTGCGCATCCAGGGCATCAGCAACAAGGCAAAGCTCGATGAGGTCGTAGAAAAATCCCTGCGCGGTGCCGCGCTCTGGGATGAAGTGAAGGACCGGTTGCACGAAAGCGGTCTCGGCCTTTCCGGCGGACAACAGCAGCGTCTGTGCATCGCACGCGCCATCGCGGTCGATCCCGAAGTGCTCTTGATGGATGAACCGTGCTCGGCACTCGATCCCATCGCGACCGCCAAAGTGGAAGAGCTGATTCACGAACTGAAGAAACAGTTCACGATCATCATCGTGACGCACTCCATGCAACAGGCCGCGCGTTGCTCGGACAAGACGGCGTTTTTCTACATGGGGAAACTCATCGAGTACGCCGACACGCGCACGATCTTCATGAACCCCGCCAATGCGCAGACCGAGGCGTATGTCTCGGGACGCTTTGGCTAAGCCGATAGTTTGGATTCTTCACCCACACCCGCCGCCGCCCTTAGACAATGAAACGCTTCTTCGATTCTGAACTCGAAACCTTCCGCTCACATCTGCTCCTCATGGGCGAAAAATCCATGGAGCAAGTCCGCCAGGCGCTGAAAGCCCTCGTCGAGGGCAACATCGCTCTCGCCGATCAAGTTATCGCCGCGGACGACGAGATC from Nibricoccus aquaticus includes:
- the pstB gene encoding phosphate ABC transporter ATP-binding protein PstB, whose amino-acid sequence is MEPTSAATPARRTINVPSERSANLPPANTLIDIEQLDFYYGAKQALFDINLKLDEKRVTAFIGPSGCGKSTLLRCINRMNDLIDGTAVKRGSIKIRDINIHRSDIDPIELRKRVGMVFQKSNPFPKSIYENITYGLRIQGISNKAKLDEVVEKSLRGAALWDEVKDRLHESGLGLSGGQQQRLCIARAIAVDPEVLLMDEPCSALDPIATAKVEELIHELKKQFTIIIVTHSMQQAARCSDKTAFFYMGKLIEYADTRTIFMNPANAQTEAYVSGRFG